AGACGTCATAAGAACAGATATTCTTTGTGATGTAATACGATCTCGTCCGAAATCAAAAACATCCTCTGATAAGgaacataaaatttgtaaactgTTTTCACACACGGCTTGATTGGTTCGAGCAGCTGCGCATAAATCGGGTATAAAGGACGACCAATTATGAGGCCATTCTTGTTTAACAATCTAAAAGCACCATAGAAATAGCTTTCTTTTCAttctataaaagaaacacACACCTGAATCAATGTTTGATTCACTTTGGTAATAAAATACTTTGCGTCCACCAAAGTTGGATCCGTACATGCTGTAAGTGTCATGTCTGTCACATACTACAAACCGTTAATCAATTTTCCTtccgaaatttcaaaaaaaaatgttttcattactTGCTTGACGCCGAGCTTTTGATCGTCTGGTAAAACATTCCATCTTGTCGAGATACAATTTTCTAGTATAGTTAAAGCAAAAAATCGTGTATTGGAATCTTTCGATAGTTGTAAAATGGATCCAACAACTCTCCATGCTTCGTTTGATGATTTCAATTGACTTAAAACGTCATGAGCAATCGTTCTCTACAATATACAAAATGATTCcatttcaagaagaaaaaaaaatggttcgTTTTCGCGTACCTCATCATGAGATCCAATGagcattttatttactaaCACTTCCAGTAGTTGAACTTTCTCTTGATTATATGCACAAGATGTGTCTAAAAGACCTGCTAAATGTTGACGATCAAACATATGTActacaacaaaaatatgctTTTCAACCAAGAGGTAACAAAGGCCaccaattaaaatatcatgtaGTCACCCTTCCTGAAACAGACGCTTCAATGTAGATTCAGATTTAGTACGATAGTCTATTCCAccatttattcaaaaaaacaaTAGCGCTGAACAATCGACACAaactcgattttattttctattactaATGAATATGTAGTAAAgttgaatgattttttttcaataaaacacaTTGGAACTGTTAACCTTTCCATGTCACGAATTTCGTagattcttatttatttttaaaacatttcaaaaaaacaattttcgttaCAGAGAGTACATGGATGACAGTCTACATGGTTAAAACGTTTTTTGCGTTTGCTTATAATCAAAGGAAAAACGTAACCTTTTACActgcattaaaatattttttttcatatctgCATGTAAAGTGATTCCtaatagaaaagaattaaaataaaatgctagtaaaaaaaaactcgtgTATCTGTTCAAACtaacgttttcttttcaaaaaaaaaaattaaaaaaaaaatcttgatAACACATAagtttgacaaatttttaaacgttagTAGTGTGAGTTCAAGTCAACTAcgcatattttgtttttggaCTTGAAGTGGCTagggaaagaaaaattctagtCGTGTTGCTTTTGTTTCTCTCACAAAACACACTTGTTCAATTCAACTGTACACGgttgttttttttccatttcggacaaaagataattttttttttgatggATTGAACCAACTTTGCAAAATCATCTACTTGatccaatttttcaaaacgaaCGCACCATACAATTAAAACCCgtcactttatattttttgtgaaaaGAACAATGGACCTTCTTTTGAAAGGGTTGACGCACggacgaagaaatatttttcaaaaagttttcAGGAAATTCAATGCGCCATCCGTACGCTCAGTacctttaaaaagaaaagatcaaGCAGTCTTTTCAAGCAGTAAGAGATCCAAGAAGGGTAAAATGCTACCAAAGCTTGTGTTAGTGACCGTGTGTTCTATGACCGCTTATATTAGTTACCCGTTTTATACTTGTAGTAGcactttaaaaaaacttgATAGGTTGGTGATTGTGTAAGATCAACTTTCCCATTCTTCttaatgtatttgtttacttttttcagaaaaaaacaaaaaacaacacTCACTCAACTTGTTTCTCCTCAAGAGTCACAAAACACAGCACCCTTTTGTACGACGGACGGACCCAACGCGTCTTTCACacaaactttttccttaaGTAACGCCGAGTCGACCCCTTGCCACTCTGATATTCATGATCAAATCAATGCGGAAAATAAAGATTTCAATGGAACGCCTACTGTTTCAACGTACGCTATTAATCAAACCAGGACGCCGTGCCACAATACTCCACTGGACATGAGGAAAAATGAGCCCCACAAAAGCACTGACTTTGTGGAAAACGTCCCTCATGATTCTTTTGACACCCAATCATTAAAAAGAACCACCCAAAACTCGAGTCTTTCGGACCTACCGATTTCCAGTGCAGCCTTGATTCCGAGCTTATCTCAGTCTCCATTGCATTCTGATTCACTTgaacaattttcgaaatccAAAGACACAAGCGACATGCAGTCTCAAGCGAGTTCTCTACAAAAGGTACTGCAATGACCTTTATTaacaaaacgtaaaataaaatgtggcGTTCACTTGAAGGAAACATTAGAGGAAGCCTTGTTTCCAGTCACCGTTGAAATGGAGTCGACGCTTCGTTCTGTTGTAacgtttttgaaaaaaagactCCATGACAAAAAGGAAAATCTCACCAACACTATGAACGCCCTGCACCAAAGTGTGTGCCTTCTCAAGTagattagaagaaaaaaaatttgaatgatcACAGAATCATTGTAGAATATCCACACAAGAATTACAAGATCAAGAGGCTTATTTGAACAGAAAAATTCAGCATCTCACCAAATTGGATTCTATACAAAAACAATGGTTTCATCAACAAATCTCCGTTCAACAAGTCATCCATCATCTTTTCAAGGTAacgttattttcttcttcaatgCGCCTACGGTACGAATCGCATGAATACCATTGATTATTTGAAACAGGACTTTGCTAaggattcttttatttttcaacttttaaaaagtttacCTTATATTTATGAGCATAACGCAAGTAAAACAGCCACGTTCATTCCTTTGAAATCTCTTCAAGTAATGAAGGTTTTTTTTTGATCATAACGTACACTACTCTTTAAAGCTGTCCTCCTATGCCTATTGTTTTTGAATCGTGTCCTTCTTAAGAACCGATATTTGTGGTGTTTTCTAGGAAAAAATTATAACCCTCCACCATGATGCCTTACTCTCGCTCTTTTTATCTTCCAACATGGGATTAACAGCTCACATGTGCGCCttgttcaaattttttgtCTTTCAATATACTGGATGTCTACTTCCCACGCGGTGCTTTGCGCAGTACAGTGTACGTTACAAGAATCATTCAACAAGGCGTCACACGTCACGCGTGTTTTATTGGTTCCAATGCTAGAATCCAAAAGAACATGCACGCCACTAtcaaaacattcattttttgaatcaAGCAGTCCACCATGCCTCCTGTGGTAACATTCATGAAAGCTATTGTAATTTACGACAAATACAAGGGCAGTTCCCTATTTTATTCAAGGTACATTGTCACGTCACACTGCAATGGCCTTTTGATAGTTCTTACAGGGCAGGTTGGAGGAAATCGAGATTTCATTAACACTTTTTCATCTACTTGAAAGTGTCTCTCTTTATTTACAATCTCAATAATAAATGTCTCTTTGAAAGGGTTAGTATTTCAAAAACGCCATGGAATTCTTCATGCCGTaaggtttttttaaaaaaccttGACGgttttatagaaaaaacaaaaacttgtttcaaatttttcatatttgttttaaaaaatatatggacGATTTACCCATGTACAACAAAACACTACATTGAAAGTTGAATTAGGATCGAAACCGTGATGACAAGGAATTTTGTGGttgtttctaaacaaaaaattcattttctgatGTTCCTGTTGAATGGCTTACAAAACAACGATGGAATTCTTCCTTGGATATCTTCGCGGAATTGGAAAAACAATAATCCCTATCAAACCGTCGCCAAGGCTGGCCTTCAGTTACCTGAGCATTTGTCATTATTTTTTGCTCCGCTTGAGGTTTTCCCCACAAATCCATGGGTTGGTTCAGATTTGGTAGGGTTGAGGATTTATACACACCTACacacaaaatattttggtAAAAAGTGAGCAATAGACAACCATCcatgtttctcttttaaaacACAATGCGTGAcaatagtttttaaaaaaagaaaccagtTGTTAATTCTTATAACGCGTGACGAAACAAAAAAGCATTAACTCGAATCTTTTCATTTAtagcaagaaaaaattataagagTAGGACTTTAATGGATAcaaaaagtatgttttttGAAAAGCACAATTGGAAGAAAAGTTGACCTTTTTGATGAAGTTCCATTAACGAGAGAATTTTGTCATTCTCCAAAGGGAAAGATGACGGTGTATTGACATTTGTCGCCATGACTggtttttttaatgaagacCAAGAAATCTCAAGCTTTTCAGCCACTTGTTTTAATAACGCCTTAATAAAAGATCTTAAGTGATGACGGTAATCCCGAGGAGCTTTAAAAGATTGATGTCGTGCCGCGTCTTGACACTTGGGAGTTGAGTCAACGGTTAAATGAAGagcataaaataaatgacgcaatttttttcgtatcttaaagaattacaaacataatagtcaatgaaaaaaaaaagagtagaAAACCTGAGCGTCCGGTATACCGGTTAACGCAACATGAGCTCCATGatctaaattttgaaaaagttcaagaatctaaaataaaccaaaaaaaaaaacataatggTGTCACGAAAAGAAGAATCACACTCGAGTTGAGTATGCGGTATGACCTCAGGAACGATCGTCCTATAACATTGAACTAACGAGGTCAAAATACGACAAACTTGTTGTTCATCAATGGTAGcaaataaagatttttttttatgttttttggCATCACGCTTTAAATCTTTAGAAACACTTGTGTGACACTTTTGGATGCTTTTTGACGTGTTTAAAACATGAGTAGACATTGTGTCGCGTTTTCCTTTTGGAGTGTGAACTGAACCTGTGTCAAGGTCATGCAaatcaagaataataaaaaagacaatttttgtattcttgaAAAACAAATCAAGTGGATTAAAGTTTGTACACAAGTTAACTAtcgtatttttctataaaaaatattttgtttgaatgaaatttaaaataatatcagtCACGTAACAAGTTGGTATTCTCTCGACGCCTTGGAGTCATTTGAATTTCCTCAGTGTTTTCTTCGCCTTTGTAGCTTCCACCATGTGGCCAAAACGCCCTACACTCTGATACcaccttttttaaattattcatagtTTTTCTAGTCACATTACCAAACGTTCACTCTCCAAAAGTACACTaactgttcttttttttttcctactTGCATAATTAAGTTGACATATTGTTTTCCCAAATCCTACCATaggtcctttttttttcatattaaaaaagcagttagtttttttttgatGACGTAAAAACCGCCCATCatatgaacattttttgaattgcTCCAtcttaatcaattattttcttaggTTTCCTTTGCACAAGTAACGGTTTGATGAACAATGACAGTAGTGAATTCTtcaattaatctttttaacaATGATTCACAATTGCGTAAgaggctattttttttgttcatccaatttttattatttataaaccaGATACCcatttaaataggaaaaaattgttacctCGTAAAGCATGtaagaattttactttttaaaataatgttttttttttttttttttttaaaaaacaaatattttttattttcaagcttCAATACACCGGACACATTGCGTTTCTtcatcaaaaaatttttttttaaaagatgagAGCAAGGCATCAACACGAAGAATTCGAGTCACGCGTAAAAAATCGTGTGAGAATGCCACCTTTTCAGCTTCTTGTTCCAACAAATCCCCCTTTGCTAAGACTCCGTTTGAAAAAACTATCACAACGTTGACtgtgttaaattatattatgttattcATTCAACGTTTAATAGCGCTTGGTGCAGCTGCTATTACATTGAATCTGGGAATaaaggtaaaaagaaaaaaacagtgtTTTGTATctcaatttgtttttcaatgcatttttaaaaatcaatacaATGAAATGCTTTGTCATTTTGTTACTATTCCAcccgttattattattattattattattattatttttttacagtaTTATTTACTGGATTTGAAGTGTTGGGCTTTATCTTGTGCAgcgttttgttttcgttttacattttattatatactcaACTCATGCTTTTGTTTAGCTCGCACGGAGCCAACTCGTCAAGGTTTTGTAGCCAAAGTTTAcgaaattctttattttatcggTGAAATCTGTTCCTTACTTTATGAACACTCCAAATCGTTCCGATTGTTTTCTTTACCTAGTCGATTTTTTCACTTGTTTTATaccattttttatcaatttttcaatgtctGCTTAGCTCGCGTTCAATTTTGGTCAACGTATGACAATAGAAAACAATTCAAAGCAATATCCCTATCTAACGTTTTTCCTTCTATTCCGCCTGAAAGTGTTTTGTATCGCCTTTTCACTTTTCTATTGCTTTgtctttcaattctttatcaGCTTGTTTTTAGAagattttttgataaaatttatgcTGATGgcaaaaaaatatcacttgCTCGCCTTTTTTCTATCCACCcatctttatacaaattcaacACAAATTACATACGCTTTCTTAAATGCTCTTGGACATTTAATGGGATCCTTTATAATTCATCGAAACGCCCCTCAACCTCTTCATGTTTCGTATGCACTCATTCAAAACATGAAGACATTCTCGACCAGTACCTCATGGATCCTTATGAACCAAATGACTTTCTTTATATCAACCCACCTCAGAGGAAAACCACAGACGAAATCTTCGGCTGGGATTCTAATGAATCGgataaatcattttcttaattttactttttgtatcgtgtcaatgaaataaaagaataaactTTGTTTTTGCAGTATTCCGTTCATTACTGATTTTTGAATGTCTAAAGAGTCCATGGGTCTGATTGTACACACGCGTTGTCTACTGCGTTATTTAAAATGGTCACCACATGCAGTTCAAGTTCctctatataatatttctaaaaataaaataaaacatggagagatacaaaaaaaaacattttttactctTAAAGAAGAATGATATTCAGTTTTATGTAGTAATTGTTTTAACATCCAAATGTCATAATCCGTTTGAAGCTTACACCACATAAAAGCCGATGCGCCctaaatgattttcaataaaacaacCAGAGTAACCAAAAcgtatggaaaaaaataacattacgTTTAAAGAATGACCTCCAAGGTAATTATCTAAATAATACGTATCTAATAAAGTTTTGGATAGGTCACCCTCactattttgttgttttatctaaaaaattttaacaaaacctacatttatttttcataaaaaataaaaaaaatattttacatgaattgCGTAAACTTTTTGTACAGTTTCGGAAAGaaccaataaaaatgtactaaaCTGTTGGCACAATTTTCCCAGAGAAACAAGTGACACATTCGTTGCATCTTGATTCTAATCAATGCCatgatttacaaaaatgtttggttcaatttttttttttctatgatttCACCTACATAAGGGAATCCAAAGGGATTTTCGGCGACGCCGTAAGCGCATGTCTTGATCCATTCAATCAGaatcaacaagaaaataagtcaataaaaattctcttacATGAATCGCATGATAGCCAATATGTTTCCATACTTCGACTTGCGTACAAGATGAGAGTAATCCTCCACCACAACacgctattttattttgtaaatcatcAAGTTGCATTCTTAATTTTCCTACTTCAATACCTAGCTGAGTGGCAAGAAAAAGTGCAACTTTTTAACATAAGCCCCTACCAATGACAATGTCCAAAATTCTTACCTGCTGATGATCATTGTCCCATTTCCATGAGCGaattataaaaactaaaggtttcaaatcaaacaaattttgtgcTGCTTGActataaagaaattgtaaaagttGATCATACgccttgaaaaaaatgaaaagtcaattttattgaaacgtgctgttaacaaaaaaaaaaaatgtattacctCTTGACGCCAATTTAACCAAGACTCAAAAGGATAGGAAAACGTTTTTATCATGTCCCAAAGCGGACATACATTATGCACACTATGCACGATTTCcgttaaacaaaataacacaGTAAGGCAACATTCCATTCCCGTCACTTTAGCCGCTAAACCCCAGAGAGCTCCTGGACTTTTTAATAACGCAATTCTTTTAAACGTAGATGCATGAAATACTTTGTAAACACTATGCAACACTGTGTGCTTAGCGTCATGAAACTTAAAAACCCGATGTTGCGGTAACTGTAAAGATTGTAATCGACTAGGATACTTTTGGTAAAAGTTTTTGTCgctgtatttttcattttcgcaAGATTCCTTCGTAAGTTCTTTTTCATAGGattcacatttttttaaaatgcctctaaaaatgaaaaaaaaaatgaatagtataaaaaaaaaaaaaaactgacgCAATGAATTGAAGAAGACTCGAAAgtcgttgatatttttcttgaaataaaaaaacccgGTGAAGTTCTTCAAGCTGAGGACAGTCGTCATGATTTGAAGAGTGACGAAGAACATGTAGTAAATCTTGTAAAGGAAgctttttagaaaaaatatgacTAATactatataaaaacatatcaaaacaaataaaaattgccagAATCACTTGATCCGCAATATGCTGGTAAAgtattaaaagttttaataaattcatcatGAATTCCGTGATATAATTGGTACTTTGCGTCACAATAtaacctaaaaaaaaattattttaatcttttttttatcaattaaaaaaaaaaaaaaataacacagcttacttttcattttgtcCGTTTTTTTCGAGTGATCACCCTCATTTTCGTTTGTAATATTCTGCATGAAAAAAGAATACTGGCATTTCCACGTCACTGTGGCTTGAAATGTCTGAAaaggattttttttagaaaagtaaGCTGGATAGATTGCCTCGTCATATAAAGCTAAAGACTTGAGCGATACACATTTCAGGTGCTCCAAATGCTTtaatgttaaatgaaaatgtgggAAAACTGAAATTCCTTCCCATGCATCTTTTAACACAAGTTGTTGAAAACAAGTCAATTGTTGATCTAAAAAAtgaggaaattgaatttccacagctttttttaatgagtcatcaaaacatttcaaacaaGGAATACATTCCAATCTTAAAGGTAGATCCATGTCATGAAAGCCTGTCACATTTTCCCAAGTATCACTCGACTTGTTTAAAATACAGTACACTTCCAACACAAATCGATGTACTAAAACGTATATCTAAAATTTAGtacaaatcaaattttcttttttttttttgttcattgtCAACAAGGTATTTTGTTActagaaaataattggaaaaagtaaaaggaaCTTGATCTAAACGTAGAGCACTAAGAAGACTAAGCAAGGTTTTTTTTTGAGTTTTAAAGATTTCTACAACACAAACAAGCGTttagtttttttcaaaaataagatTATCTTTTCCACCGACCTGACTCTTTCGACAGCATGTTGAAACCAAGTTTCTGTAGAACGCTGAAACTTGTGTCTTCCACCATGTTCACCCTTGCATTGGGtttattcttgttatttaattttttcttttttaaaaatttcgctTGTTGCGTAGCCCACAATACAATTTCTGCATAAATGGTCCATATATTTAAACACACGCGGAAAAAcctaaaacagaaaaaaagatccattttttttttttctcacacTCTTTGAATGTCTCTTTAACAAAACAAGTCATATAACGAAAAGTGTGTGTTACATGAGAAACATTTCTACACATTTTGTTGAATCAATGTGTTCAAGTAAATCCTCTATCGACAAGGAGAAAGTGTCTTCATGTAAGGATTTTTTCCattcttaacaaaaatgtattaaaaaaaaaaaaaaaaaaaaaaccttccTAGttggtttttaataaaatcaggTTATTTTCTTACCTTCGTTAGCGAACGACATTAAGCATTTCTGACACTCCTTTTCCAGTAACTCACTAAAGGCTGT
The Hylaeus volcanicus isolate JK05 unplaced genomic scaffold, UHH_iyHylVolc1.0_haploid 12221, whole genome shotgun sequence DNA segment above includes these coding regions:
- the LOC128883452 gene encoding uncharacterized protein LOC128883452 isoform X1; this encodes MDLLLKGLTHGRRNIFQKVFRKFNAPSVRSVPLKRKDQAVFSSSKRSKKGKMLPKLVLVTVCSMTAYISYPFYTCSSTLKKLDRKKQKTTLTQLVSPQESQNTAPFCTTDGPNASFTQTFSLSNAESTPCHSDIHDQINAENKDFNGTPTVSTYAINQTRTPCHNTPLDMRKNEPHKSTDFVENVPHDSFDTQSLKRTTQNSSLSDLPISSAALIPSLSQSPLHSDSLEQFSKSKDTSDMQSQASSLQKETLEEALFPVTVEMESTLRSVVTFLKKRLHDKKENLTNTMNALHQSVCLLKISTQELQDQEAYLNRKIQHLTKLDSIQKQWFHQQISVQQVIHHLFKDFAKDSFIFQLLKSLPYIYEHNASKTATFIPLKSLQEKIITLHHDALLSLFLSSNMGLTAHMCALFKFFVFQYTGCLLPTRCFAQYSNPKEHARHYQNIHFLNQAVHHASCGNIHESYCNLRQIQGQFPILFKGRLEEIEISLTLFHLLESVSLYLQSQ
- the LOC128883452 gene encoding uncharacterized protein LOC128883452 isoform X2, which produces MDLLLKGLTHGRRNIFQKVFRKFNAPSVRSVPLKRKDQAVFSSSKRSKKGKMLPKLVLVTVCSMTAYISYPFYTCSSTLKKLDRKKQKTTLTQLVSPQESQNTAPFCTTDGPNASFTQTFSLSNAESTPCHSDIHDQINAENKDFNGTPTVSTYAINQTRTPCHNTPLDMRKNEPHKSTDFVENVPHDSFDTQSLKRTTQNSSLSDLPISSAALIPSLSQSPLHSDSLEQFSKSKDTSDMQSQASSLQKETLEEALFPVTVEMESTLRSVVTFLKKRLHDKKENLTNTMNALHQSVCLLKISTQELQDQEAYLNRKIQHLTKLDSIQKQWFHQQISVQQVIHHLFKDFAKDSFIFQLLKSLPYIYEHNASKTATFIPLKSLQEKIITLHHDALLSLFLSSNMGLTAHMCALFKFFVFQYTGCLLPTRCFAQYSNPKEHARHYQNIHFLNQAVHHASCGNIHESYCNLRQIQGQFPILFKVGGNRDFINTFSST
- the LOC128883454 gene encoding uncharacterized protein LOC128883454 isoform X2; translated protein: MSTHVLNTSKSIQKCHTSVSKDLKRDAKKHKKKSLFATIDEQQVCRILTSLVQCYRTIVPEILELFQNLDHGAHVALTGIPDAQIRKKLRHLFYALHLTVDSTPKCQDAARHQSFKAPRDYRHHLRSFIKALLKQVAEKLEISWSSLKKPVMATNVNTPSSFPLENDKILSLMELHQKGVYKSSTLPNLNQPMDLWGKPQAEQKIMTNAQVTEGQPWRRFDRDYCFSNSAKISKEEFHRCFKQPQNSLSSRFRS
- the LOC128883454 gene encoding uncharacterized protein LOC128883454 isoform X1, with product MSTHVLNTSKSIQKCHTSVSKDLKRDAKKHKKKSLFATIDEQQVCRILTSLVQCYRTIVPEILELFQNLDHGAHVALTGIPDAQIRKKLRHLFYALHLTVDSTPKCQDAARHQSFKAPRDYRHHLRSFIKALLKQVAEKLEISWSSLKKPVMATNVNTPSSFPLENDKILSLMELHQKGVYKSSTLPNLNQPMDLWGKPQAEQKIMTNAQVTEGQPWRRFDRDYCFSNSAKISKEEFHRCFVSHSTGTSENEFFV
- the LOC128883453 gene encoding uncharacterized protein LOC128883453, giving the protein MTVVNSSINLFNNDSQLHTHLNRKKLLPRKASSIHRTHCVSSSKNFFLKDESKASTRRIRVTRKKSCENATFSASCSNKSPFAKTPFEKTITTLTVLNYIMLFIQRLIALGAAAITLNLGIKYYLLDLKCWALSCAAFCFRFTFYYILNSCFCLARTEPTRQGFVAKVYEILYFIGEICSLLYEHSKSFRLFSLPSRFFHLFYTIFYQFFNVCLARVQFWSTYDNRKQFKAISLSNVFPSIPPESVLYRLFTFLLLCLSILYQLVFRRFFDKIYADGKKISLARLFSIHPSLYKFNTNYIRFLKCSWTFNGILYNSSKRPSTSSCFVCTHSKHEDILDQYLMDPYEPNDFLYINPPQRKTTDEIFGWDSNESDKSFS
- the LOC128883450 gene encoding uncharacterized protein LOC128883450 isoform X1, which gives rise to MVSIKENASDQVENVILPPLSNDWFTKSTIFMIRIELEKKELQNQDLEYLDNRILTLESHELCVDSVIRSKILLKKNKVYASCGGSLNLLKAVKDSLEQCQTFRHSLCELRQFITSKCLNIYYYMYLYSRYMNGHDILKILCHLKHNLQLTQEKLDSDDLQAASVSISSFKTFAAAQTELLNHHSTQFQLKMRHKNEEQYDELFKKMQLKLKNSFIQCLDDSNVKICCVTLAYFFQCFSHLENDTFLVNFVITAFSELLEKECQKCLMSFANEEWKKSLHEDTFSLSIEDLLEHIDSTKCVEMFLMFFRVCLNIWTIYAEIVLWATQQAKFLKKKKLNNKNKPNARVNMVEDTSFSVLQKLGFNMLSKESEIFKTQKKTLLSLLSALRLDQVPFTFSNYFLIYVLVHRFVLEVYCILNKSSDTWENVTGFHDMDLPLRLECIPCLKCFDDSLKKAVEIQFPHFLDQQLTCFQQLVLKDAWEGISVFPHFHLTLKHLEHLKCVSLKSLALYDEAIYPAYFSKKNPFQTFQATVTWKCQYSFFMQNITNENEGDHSKKTDKMKSYIVTQSTNYITEFMMNLLKLLILYQHIADQVILAIFICFDMFLYSISHIFSKKLPLQDLLHVLRHSSNHDDCPQLEELHRVFLFQEKYQRLSSLLQFIAGILKKCESYEKELTKESCENEKYSDKNFYQKYPSRLQSLQLPQHRVFKFHDAKHTVLHSVYKVFHASTFKRIALLKSPGALWGLAAKVTGMECCLTVLFCLTEIVHSVHNVCPLWDMIKTFSYPFESWLNWRQEAYDQLLQFLYSQAAQNLFDLKPLVFIIRSWKWDNDHQQLGIEVGKLRMQLDDLQNKIACCGGGLLSSCTQVEVWKHIGYHAIHTCAYGVAENPFGFPYNQDATNVSLVSLGKLCQQFSTFLLVLSETVQKVYAIHIKQQNSEGDLSKTLLDTYYLDNYLGGHSLNGASAFMWCKLQTDYDIWMLKQLLHKTEYHSSLRKYYIEELELHVVTILNNAVDNACVQSDPWTL
- the LOC128883450 gene encoding uncharacterized protein LOC128883450 isoform X2, which encodes MVSIKENASDQVENVILPPLSNDWFTKSTIFMIRIELEKKELQNQDLEYLDNRILTLESHELCVDSVIRSKILLKKNKVYASCGGSLNLLKAVKDSLEQCQTFRHSLCELRQFITSKCLNIYYYMYLYSRYMNGHDILKILCHLKHNLQLTQEKLDSDDLQAASVSISSFKTFAAAQTELLNHHSTQFQLKMRHKNEEQYDELFKKMQLKLKNSFIQCLDDSNVKICCVTLAYFFQCFSHLENDTFLVNFVITAFSELLEKECQKCLMSFANEEWKKSLHEDTFSLSIEDLLEHIDSTKCVEMFLMFFRVCLNIWTIYAEIVLWATQQAKFLKKKKLNNKNKPNARVNMVEDTSFSVLQKLGFNMLSKESEIFKTQKKTLLSLLSALRLDQVPFTFSNYFLIYVLVHRFVLEVYCILNKSSDTWENVTGFHDMDLPLRLECIPCLKCFDDSLKKAVEIQFPHFLDQQLTCFQQLVLKDAWEGISVFPHFHLTLKHLEHLKCVSLKSLALYDEAIYPAYFSKKNPFQTFQATVTWKCQYSFFMQNITNENEGDHSKKTDKMKSYIVTQSTNYITEFMMNLLKLLILYQHIADQVILAIFICFDMFLYSISHIFSKKLPLQDLLHVLRHSSNHDDCPQLEELHRVFLFQEKYQRLSSLLQFIAGILKKCESYEKELTKESCENEKYSDKNFYQKYPSRLQSLQLPQHRVFKFHDAKHTVLHSVYKVFHASTFKRIALLKSPGALWGLAAKVTGMECCLTVLFCLTEIVHSVHNVCPLWDMIKTFSYPFESWLNWRQEAYDQLLQFLYSQAAQNLFDLKPLVFIIRSWKWDNDHQQLHFFLPLS